GAAAGATCGCGCGGGGGATAAAACGACAGCCGCCGAACCTGGATCGTCTCGCCAACGGTCGGCAGCGTCATGTTCATGATCTCGTCCCCCGCCTGCGTGAACGCCCCCTGGAAAAAACACTCCTCCGGCACGTGCGGCACTTGGTCCACCACGCCTGTGTAATACGTCACCGACAGCGAGCAGGCGCGCGGATTGCCCTTCTGCGATCCCAGCGCCCAGTTCAAGTACTCCTTCGTTCCCAATTCCTCCACCGTCTCCTGCGGAAGCTTGATGACGTTGACCAGTTCCAACGGGGCCAGCTTGGTCCGGTCAAAGTCCTTGAGCGGTTTTCGGATTGGCAGCGCCCCTTTGATGATCTTGAGCGATCCCCGGCTCTGGGCCACCTGCATGAACGCCGCGCAGCCGCCCAGCAGCACGACACAAGTCACGAAATGGAAATTGCTCCGACGCATCATCTCAAGTCGACCCCGCGGCGCGGTTTCCCCGATCCTCCACGTACAGGTGATCGAGAATCCACAGGATTCCGAGATAAATCCCGAACCCCATGGCGAACATCAACAGCCCCAGCACGGTGTGCGGCGTACCCGACGCCAGATCACCGTACTTATACATCTGAAACCCCCCGGTAATGATCACCCGTAACACGTTGCAAAACAACGCCACCGGTACGACCAGAACCGCCATCGCCACGCGGTGCCAGGTCGGTCGCGGCGTGAAATAGGCCGTGGCCAGCCCCAATGCGACAAACGCCATCAAGGATCGCATCCCACTGCACGCCCCTGCCACCGTAAAGCTCCCTTCCTCGCCGCTCCTCATAAAGTACGCTATGTTGATACCCTTTTGTTCGATCTCGGCCCCCGGAAACATCTCCAGGATGAGGGATGCTATCGTGGCGGCCCCCTGCTGGAGGGGCTGGGTGATGGATCGATACAGCCGGTCAGGCGGCGGGATAGCCAAAAGGAGGAATCCGATGGGAAACAGCGTCAATTTGAGCGTTCGCCAGCCTCGCAGGGCCAGAACGACACCGGCGATCACCGCCACCATGGACAGCGACTGCGGATAGCCGATTCGAAAGCGAATGCCAAGGACAAAAACGGCCAGCGAAAACAATACCAGTACCAGGCCCCAAACCGACCCCGGATGGTCCCCCGTAACCAATTCCCGCCGACGCAAGTTCACCAGGTAAAGCACGAACAGCGGAATCACGAACCCGTGCGACCAGTCCGGGTTCTTCCACATCACGTAGAGCCGAAAGTAATGTTCGTGGTAGATCCAGCTGAACAGCGCCGCCAGCACCAGGATCTTCAAGACTCCCGACACCCCTAACGCCATGCCCCACGACGGGGAATCA
This portion of the Phycisphaerae bacterium genome encodes:
- a CDS encoding exosortase/archaeosortase family protein is translated as MKEIDPGEETARRVRGSPRRRTVDDSPSWGMALGVSGVLKILVLAALFSWIYHEHYFRLYVMWKNPDWSHGFVIPLFVLYLVNLRRRELVTGDHPGSVWGLVLVLFSLAVFVLGIRFRIGYPQSLSMVAVIAGVVLALRGWRTLKLTLFPIGFLLLAIPPPDRLYRSITQPLQQGAATIASLILEMFPGAEIEQKGINIAYFMRSGEEGSFTVAGACSGMRSLMAFVALGLATAYFTPRPTWHRVAMAVLVVPVALFCNVLRVIITGGFQMYKYGDLASGTPHTVLGLLMFAMGFGIYLGILWILDHLYVEDRGNRAAGST